From Candidatus Melainabacteria bacterium RIFOXYA2_FULL_32_9:
CAAAAGTCAAAATAGAGGTCTAATAATATCATGCAATATTTTAGTTTATTCATCAATCAACTACTGAATTACGGAAATTTCAAATCATCAGAGATTCCAAGAAAATATCATAGAGAGTTACTGACAGAGTTTTCAAAGATTAAAAACAAGGATTCTGTGTTTATTCCATCATTAATCAAGCTATGTAAAAATACTGAAGGTAGATTGATAATAGATGATACGAATAATCCTAAGTATGGATTGAAAAAGATAGCAAGAAAGATGAAAAATCTAAAGACTAGTGGGTATGAATCAGGATACAAGATATTGCTGTTCTTGTGGGAAACAGATAATTACAGAATACCAATAGGATTCTCATTGTGGCATAAAGAAAGTCCATCCCTTAATGAATTGGCATTACAGGGTTTAGGGATATTGAGAAATACCTTCAAATTAAAACCAAAAGTTGTATTAGCTGATGGATTTTATTCAGCAGATAAGGTTGTAAAGCGTTTAACTGACTATGGATACCCTTTAGTAGAAAGATGGAGAAACAATAGAAAGCTCGATGGGTTAAAAATCAAACAGCAAATACCAAGAGGATTTGGAGATTATCAGGGATATTTACAAAATGGATGCAAGGTTAAAATATTCAGAAGGAGGAATCGTTTCTACATAAGCAATAGAATGCTTTTATCTATGAAAGATGCTGTTAAATTGTACAAGAAACGCTGGACAATAGAGGAAACATTCAAGATATTAAAGTCTCAGATAGGATTAAATCGCTGTCAGCAACACTCGTTACAGTCTCAAGAAATCTTCCTTTTTCTTTGTATGATCGCTTTCTCTTATCTTGAAAAGCTAAAGGACTATTCTGTCTATAAAACTAGAGAAACTGTCATCTTTCAATCAGTCTCTCTTGATAATTCAATATTAATGGATGTTTTCAACCCATGCTAAAATTCAGTAAAAGCTTTTTTAATTGATTCTTTATAATCAGGTCTTAAGACGCCAACTTCGGTTATAATTCCGAAAATNNNNNNNNNCGGAGTAACGTCAAAAGCTGGATTTATTATGTTTACTCCTTCAGGACAAATTCTTTCACCGTTTATATGAGTAACTTCTTCCCATCCCCTTTCTTCTATAGGAATTTCATTGCCTGAGGAGATAGATGTATCAATTGTAGAAAGAGGAGCTGCAACGTAGAAAGGAATATTATGTTCTTTTGCTACTATTGCTACATTGTACGTTCCTATTTTATTTGCGGTATCTCCATTTGCAGCAATTCTATCTGCACCAACCACAACAAAGTCAATCATATCCTTTGACATAAAGAAACCACACATTCCATCTGTGATTAGAGTAACAGGAATATTATCCATTATTAATTCCCAGGTGGTAAGTTTTGCGCCTTGTTGGCGTGGTCTGGTTTCATCTGCAAAAACACGAATAGTTGGGTCTTTTTCATAAGCAGCACGAACTACTCCAAGGGCAGTACCATATCCTGCTGTAGCTAAAGCTCCGGCATTACAATGAGTAAGAATTGTAGCGCCTTCAGGTACTAGTTCTGCTCCATTTTTACCGATTTTCTTATTGATTTCTATATCTTCATCGTGTATTTTTATAGCATTTTCTATTAAGGCACTTACGATAAAGTTAATATTTTCTGAATCCAATGTTTTAGCAAAATTAAGCTGTCTATCTACAGCCCACATTAAATTTACTGCTGTTGGACGTGTGGACTTTAAGTATTCTCCAATTTTTTCCAACCCTTGAATAAAATCACCTTTATTATTAATATGAGATAACTCCATAGCTCCAAGTGCAATACCAAAAGCCCCAGCGACTCCAATAGCTGGTGCACCCCTTACAAGCATATCTTTAATAGCTATACCCATATCCTGAGAGTTTTTTACCTCAACTATTTCAAATTCATATGGTAATTTAGTCTGATCAATTAGCTTAACGTGATTTTTATGCCATTCAATAGTTCTAACATTTGATTCCATGATTAATAATTCCTATATAAAAGTTTTTCCTTCTTTATTTTAAGATAAATAGAGATTAACAGTCAAAGTGACTCGTTTAACGAGTCACTTTGATTAAGCATTAAATTTAGTATTTAAGATCAATTTACTTCTTGTTAAGAAGGTTGATTATTTGATCAGTTATATCTACTCCACCTTGAAGTACACTTGATTTATTTAATACTAGGTCCAGTTTTTTGCTTTTAGCTGCTTTGTCTATGGCGCTAAATACGCTATCTTCAATTTCTTTCCATTCTTTTATTTGTAATTCTCTGAAACCATCAGCTTTTGTTTTAAATTCATTGGTTAATCTATCTTCCAGATTTTTCTTTTCTACAGGTGAATTTGCATTTTTTAACTGCTTTTGAGCATCAGCAAGGAATTTCTGTAATTCTGCTTCCTTAACTTTTAAGTCTGCAGAAACATCTTGCGCTTTTGAGTAATTACTTATAACTTTGTCAAGATCAACTATTGCAACTTCAGCATAAGAAG
This genomic window contains:
- a CDS encoding S-methyl-5-thioribose-1-phosphate isomerase, coding for MESNVRTIEWHKNHVKLIDQTKLPYEFEIVEVKNSQDMGIAIKDMLVRGAPAIGVAGAFGIALGAMELSHINNKGDFIQGLEKIGEYLKSTRPTAVNLMWAVDRQLNFAKTLDSENINFIVSALIENAIKIHDEDIEINKKIGKNGAELVPEGATILTHCNAGALATAGYGTALGVVRAAYEKDPTIRVFADETRPRQQGAKLTTWELIMDNIPVTLITDGMCGFFMSKDMIDFVVVGADRIAANGDTANKIGTYNVAIVAKEHNIPFYVAAPLSTIDTSISSGNEIPIEERGWEEVTHINGERICPEGVNIINPAFDVTPXXXIFGIITEVGVLRPDYKESIKKAFTEF